CCGGTCTTCTACCGTGGCCGCGCACAACACGCGCGTATTGCCGATCTCGACCAGCGCCGAACCCTCTGCGAAGCGCAGGTAGTTGAGCGCGACCGTAAAGGGCCGCGGTTGATCGTCTGCTCGTCCGTCGGTGCGCATGAAGACACGGCCAGTATTGGCCGGAACCTTTCGAGTTCCCACCCCTCAGCGAGGTTTGCCTGGCCCCTACGCTCATGCGGCCGGAAGATGGTTGGGGCCAATTGGAGCCCAGATAAGACGGTTTCATCCAAGCGCGGCAGAGCCGGTACCTCGGTGTGTGATAACGACCCTTCACTTCGCGTGGGGTTAATAGGGAATGGGGTCAGAATCGGCCACCCCTCCTGGCGCTATTCGAAACGTCCGGTGGGTCGGCAAACGTCCGGTGGCCTGGTAACCAAAATCGATTTCCAGATCGGTCACCGTACGGTTAACGCGTCCGGGTCTATGGTGATCCAACGGCAATAGGCTGGCTATTTACGGATGTTTTTCCCGGTGCAATGGTCCTGCGTACGCACCACCGTGGGAACGGTGCGAACGTCCGGTGCTGACGCCTAAGGGGCAGTTCCGACCGCCTCAATCTTAGAACTTATTAGGTGACCGGTTGGCGAAAATTGAAGAATCACGCCGGTTCGCTGGGGCAGAAGCCACAAGTAGGTCCTATATTCCACCTGGCCCCATATCTCCAGACCATGAGGACCAATATGCGGCGTTGGCGCGACGTCCGGGTTCGCTCCAGGCCAGCTCTCCCTGAAGTGATGCCGATTCAAGAAAGCGCTGGCCGCTTGCTCAGTTGATCCGATAGGGAGTTCCCGACTAACCATGCTATTTACCACATCGGTGGTCGGATCAAAGCGCGAACTAATCATAGCCGCGAGAATCAGCACCCCACCAAAGGCAATGATAAAGGTCGCAATGCGCCGCTGTGTCTTCATCTGTAGCTGTCCGGTTCAGCATTGGCGCTGTTCTGCGAGTGATAAAACGTCCGGTGCATCAATCGGCGTTACCCGAAAAGCCGCGAACGTCCGGTAATTTGCTCAAACCACTTGTATGTGAAAATTGAGTCCCACTCCGCCTTTAAGCCGCCATTGGCTGTTGAACCTGCTCCCAATAGCAGATTCATGTACTTGAATAGTACGGGTTGTAAACCGTTCATACAAGTTTCCACTTCATTGAATGTTGGTGGTGTAATCGTGAGCCAGCCGCGTTCCTTGTGTGCGATAACCCTATCGGCGAACCTTTTTATTGGCTTGATGATGTCTTTAACCGTCTTCCGATCCTTAAAGATCTCATTTTGCGTAAGAGTCGGTCTACCCGCGAAGACAATGTATCTTAGTTTCTTAGCGTGCCCCATCTTTGTGAGTATGTTGTAGAAGGAGGCGAGGCCATCGCATTCGTCGGGGCTAACATCGACGACGCGCCTAGAAGAATGGCGGCAGCCATCGTTGCAGTAGATAGATGCGCTTTCATGAGTTCACCCTCTTCTGATCAATGGACCCATTTTACGTCGGGGATCGGCTGCATCGCAACCCCTAGGATAGGTTTAGGCCATAAATCTTGGGTCTGCCGCGCGCCGATATCGACGTTATTCGAACCGGCGGACCAGCGGTAACAGAAGATGTTCTCGCTGAGCTAATCGTTTCCAACCATGTCCTCGAACGACGGAGATCATGCTTCAATCACACCGGCTGCGGATTCACGACATTCACTGAGAATGAGCTAAACGCAAAGCTCTCAGCTCTTATCGGCGACGCGTTGCCCGCTCCCATGCGTTTCTTCTCTTACAGGGACCCAGAAGGACGGTGGCCTTCCGAAATCGATTCCACTCATTAAGACCACCCTACCGCGGACCGCTTACGAACATGCTGCCGCGCTCGTAGAAGCGCCAAGGCCGGCCTCGCCCGCGGCTCAAGCCGATTCGGGTAGTCGCTGACACGACGGCGCGGTATTCGGGATCAGACACGCCAAGCCACAACGAAGGATCCTTACACAAGTCCACCCCGTTGTAACGCAAATCGATCGCCATTGCCAGGGCGAGACGTCCTGGGCCACGCGCGAGATCTCGTACTGACGAAGAGCGGCGGCGCTCCTTCATACGGTCGATTCCTTCGAATGGTTCGAGCGCGCGAACTAACACGCCCGCACCGATGCCGAGTCGCTCGCTCGAAACGTTCAGGCAATAATAGATGCCGTATACGAAATACACGTATGCGTGACCGCGTGCCAAATATAGAGGCGCATTTCTTCCCGTTTTACCCCGGAACGCGTGCCCCGCCGCATCGCCGACCGGATAGGCTTCGGTCTCCACAATGCGGCCGCTCGTGCGCTGCCCGCGAAGATCATGCACCAACATTTTTCCGATTAAGAAGCGTGCGAGCTCGATCGTGTCGATCGGTAGATCGGTCCTGCGAAGCCGTCTGATCATCGCGGCTCCATTAGTACGGCTTCCCATCGGTGACAACGAGAGTCTCTCGTTCTGAGTCCATGGCCCTCTAAGTCCCTATCCTCATTTTGAGAGCAGCGTCCACGCCGGAGCGCCTTGCTCCCTAGCCACCCCTGACATAGCAGGCGCCGGACCGCGGTGTCGAAGACTTCGGAGTGGTTGACTCCCACTCTCTGCGTTTGCCGTCCCCTGATACGTTCGTCACGCAATGAACTCTCTCTAAGTGATGCCCGGCCTGCTTTGCCCAACTTCTATAATATAACCGTCAGGATCGCGGATGTAGCAGCGCGTCTCGCCATACTTGTCCTTTGGCTCCGTGATGAACTCGGCGCCCCGATTTCGCCATAGTTCATAGCACGCTTGAATATCCGCAACGCGTATGTTCATAAAGCTGCTGACTGAATCAGGGTTGGCGGGGACGCTGAGCGTTACCGATGGTTTGTCGGGTGTCGGACCGCCCCCGATGTTGACGATGAGCCACGTGTTCGCGATCTGGATGTGCCCGGACGCGCCACTGCTGTCGCCTCTGGTCAGAATGCGACCTCCGAAGACCGCTTCGTAGAATCGAGCCGAACGGTCGATGTCGGCGACGGTGAGAAAATGTGTTACGGTAAATCCCTCGTGCGGCGGCATCTCATAGCTCTTCCGCTCGACTTGTACTTTGTTCATTGACGACCTCCGATTCGGATAGAGAGCATTTATATCAACGTTTGACGCAGCCATCCGCGCAGCACTCCAGCAGCGCATGCGGAGGTGGCGCCGATCGCAAGCCAGAGCGGTGCGAATGCGGGCGTGATTGCCTTTGAGGTTGCTAGAGGCCAGGAGAACTGAAACGCGCTTGCGTTGTGGGAAGCGTACAGAGAGCGGACGGCTTTGGGCAGCTCACCGATGGAGCGCGCCATGCGGATCAGTGCGGCGGGATCGTGAATTCCACCACCGCCCGGTCGAGCGGCAAGTGGATCGCATTCACAAGTTGGATCAGTACTTTGTGCGGCCCCAGCGGAAGCCCGTTGATGATGATCGGCTCGTTGCTGGTATCCAGCCAGCGCCATGGTGCATCGTCAACGGTCACGTGGAGATGCCCAACGCGAGGAGAGATCTCAACCGCCGCGGGTCCGAAGACGGGCGCGTTCCACAGCTTCTCCGCGTAGTATTGGATGACAACCCGCCCGCCTTTGAGCGATTCTGCCAACGGCGGATCGACATGGATCTTGGCGGGCGGTTCGTCGTTGACCGGCTGGATCGCGGCCGGGCCGCGCACATCTCGCACGCTCAACATCGCGGCTACAATCCTTTTGCCGCGCTCGCGATGAAATCGGCCACCTTTTGTGGCTGCGAGAGCATCGGAACGTGACCCGCATCGAGCTCGAGCACGGTCGCGTTGATCCTCTTGGCCATCGCACGCTCGAGACCGGGGTCGATCATTTGATCGCGGCGCCCGACGATGCACCACGATGGCTTTGTCTTCCACGCCGCAGCCGTCACCTTGGCACCTAAACTCGAAGCCGCCAGCGGGCCTTGCGTCGACCACACCACATCCGCTTCGCTCTTTGGCACCTCCGGCACGAAGAATTGCTCGACACCCGCTTGCGACAGCCAGAGGAATCCATTCGATGCGCTGATCGATTTCAATCCCGGCGGAGCTGGGTACCCTTGTCCGAGATCGTTGGCTGATTGCCCGACGTCGGGCGAAAAGGCGTCGACGTACATCAAGCCGACCACCTTCGGATTGGTGCCCGCTTGCGTGATCACCATGCCGCCCCAGGAATGGCCGACGAGCAGCACGGGACCGTTTTGCAGATCGAGGACGCGCTTCGTGGCGGCGACGTCGTCGTCAAGCGACGTCAACGGGTTTTGCACCGCGGTGACTGTGTAGCCCTGCGCTTGCAGCAGCGGAATGACTTTGGCAAAGCTCGAGCCATCCGCCCACGCGCCGTGGACGATGACGATGTTCTTCACGCCTCCAGCGGCGCGCGCGGGCGGATCCGCTGCGGCAAACGCAACCGCGACTAGCGCAAACCACGTGAGTGCAGAGATTCGTACCGGCATTCCGCTATCTCCTCAAGTCGGAAGAAGTATATCTCCATGGCGTTCTTTCGCCAGCGGTGGTGCACCCCGGATGATGAGCCGCTGGAAGTGCGTTGAGGCCACGTGCGCGTCGAGAGCCGCTAGATCCCTATAGACTTCCCAGAGCGCGAACTGATTCGGGACGCTCGCGGTTTCGTGCGACGTCGAAGGCGACGACGCCTTCTTCAACGCGCGAGGCATCGCGCGGTGCAGCCGGTAAATCAACCGTAAACAACCAGTAGACCAGGTGCATAAGCACGTTAACCGGACGTTTGCGCGGTCGCCAATTGGACCGGACGTTTCACGACATGGGCACGATCGGGAGGGGGGAAGCGCGGGACTGGTTTGCTGCTTATACCACCTTGGGTTTAGATCCAACAAGTTCAACGCCAGCAATCGTGAAGACCCGCTTCAAGGAGCTGGCGCTTGAGCGGCACCCGGACAGACTGGGGCTGCCGCCCGGCAGCGCTGCGTATCAGAAAGCAAACGATGGGTTCCGCCCAATCCTCGAAGCCTTCCAACTACTACGGGAGGCCAACTATCCGGTCTTGCGGCTTCCTTCCGGGAATCGCTTCGAAGGAACCGCCATACCGACGCCTAGACCCCGTGCCCCGACGGAGGGCGTATTTGATAGCCGCGAGTGGCGCAGCCATACCTGGTGGATCCCACAACCTGACCCGATCGGTGATCCGTTCATCGACGATTTCCTTTCAGAGGTCGATAGAGGAGCACCGGGGGATTATAGTCATTTCCTACTTAGCTTCAGCGCACGACTGGTCTTTACACTAGCCATCTGCGCGGTTAGCGCCAGCTGTTCCCTGCTTTTTTTCACAGCGCAACCGCCCACAAGGGACCTATGGGGATGGGCGGTCATTGGGCTAGTAATCGCCACCCTGTCCCTGATATATGCTGCTCGATTGTTGAGGCGCTTCGTTCCAGAGACCCGCCGCTTGTGGCGCGTGGATCGGCGAAGCGTCGAAATGCAGCTGAAAAACCTAGCCATTGTTCTACTTCTAGTAGCCGTCGTGGTGGCACTGTTCGTGATCGTCCGCTTGCCGCGGTACTGAGATTCTCACGCGCCAAGCGGAGCGGTACTTGACCGGACGTTCTCACCACTCGCACCGTGCGTAGCCGCCACTCTATTACATGGCAAAAACAACCGCACGGTGAACGTCCGGTCTGCCCCAGGATCCGCCGTAATCTACTGGTGATTTACGGTGTCCAGACGCGGTACGATCCCATTATCGCTGCAAATCACCGGACGTTCGCGGAGGCCCGTAATGGCACCGGACGTTTGGCGAACGCACAATAGCGCCAACCAGGGGTGGCTGATTCCTGGGGTGTTGGTGGTTTGCTTTCGTGAGAATATCGCGTGAAGTGCCAGCAGCAACCCCTCCGGAGACATGAACAGAGCGACCCGGTATTTACTTATGATGTCCACGTCGTGTCTGGCTCCAAACCCGCCGGGCTTTGTGTCGGTAACCGATTCGTGCACGAAATCGATTCGACCAGCGCTCGTCGGGTCGCGAGCACGTCAGCCGTACATCCTCCGGTAGTTGGAAAGAAAAACGAGGGCTCCAAGCATCAAGGCAAGCCCGCCCAGGCCGAAAATAGCCTCCCACTCTGCTCCGAGTTGGTGTCGAAACGAAGCACCGAACGAAGAAACCAAGGCCCCAAGACAGAAGGCCCACCACAGCCACCAGGAACGTTTGACGGGTTCGGGTCGGGGCGTCGTAAGTATGTATACGGCAAACGCCGCCAATGCAAACGCCAATACCCCGAAGACTAGTGAAACGAGCATTTGCTGCGGCTTCCGAAGGTCCGCTAAGGCGACCTGCTAGCGTCCGGACCCGCCGGACGTTGCGAGGGCCACCGGACGTTCGGATTAGCGCCATGTGGGGGTGGCCGATTGTTGGGGTATTCCTTATTAACCCCTTCACTTCGCGTGGGGATACTACACTAGCGCCGCAATCTTCCGGTTCTGACCTCGGCATACCGAAGCGTACGAGGGGTCGTCAGTCAAGGGCTCTTGGTGCAGTTCCCGTCAGCGCTTCTGATATCGGAATTCCACACAGATCCTGAAAGCGCCGAATCATTTCTTGCAAGTTAGACATCGCTGACGGCGTGCGCTGGTCCTCGGCGATCATCTGAAAGGCAGATTGCGCATCACCTCTTACAAATGCTGTGTTAAGAAGCTCATTAGCGAAACTTCGAGGGTCTTCGCTCACCCGAGAGCTAGCGCACCCAGTAAGCGCGAGTATAGCGCCAATGAGAACTGCAATCCTAATCACTTAGTTTCAACTCCCGGTGGCGCCGCCTTGGATTTCATGGACAGGAGTTGTCGATCACCTGCGCCGCGTGCTGCCGGAAAAATCTCTTGGTTACCTGTGCCATCTTCTTCGCGTTCTCGGACCCCTTGCGGAATTCTTCAGGTACCCGTTCCATACTCATGTGTTTGTTGGCTAGTTGCGGCCTGTCACTCCACCGTGACGGTTTTCGCGAGGTTGCGCGGCTGATCGACGTCGCAGCCTTTGCGGTCGGCGACATGGTACGCGAATAGCTGCAGCGGCACGACGTTGACAATCGGCGCGATCAGATGGTGCGTCTGCGGCACGCGCAATATGACGTCGGCGATCTCCAACACAGCATCGTCGCCAGGATTAGCGACCGCGATGATGCGGCTCTCACGCGCCTTGGCCTCAGAAAGATTGCTGAGCACCTTCTCCTCGATCGGACTTCTGGTGGCGATGCCGACGACCGGCACGGCTTCGTCGAGCAGCGCGATCGGCCCGTGCTTCATCTCGCCGGCCGCGTAGCCCTCAGCATGGATGTATGAGATCTCTTTGAGCTTGAGGGCGCCCTCGAGCGCGATCGGATAGTTGACGTGACGCCCCAAGAACAGGACCGTTTTGGACTTCGCATAGCGGCGCGCGACCGGCAGGATCTCCTCGTCGCTGTTGAGCGCCTGATCGACGAGCGCCGGCACGTCGCGTAGAGCAGTGATGATCTCGCGCAGCTCTGCCGGATCCATCGAGCCTCTGATCTGCGCCAAATGAAGCGCGAAGAGCGCAATGGCCGCGCATTGTGCGGTGAAGGTCTTACTCGCGGCGACGCCGATCTCTGGCCCGGCGTGCGTGTACAGCGTCGCGTCAGCATGGCGCGACAGCGCTGACCCGACGCGGTTGCAGACGCCGAGCAGGGTCGCGCCTCCGGCCTTCGCGACCTTGACGGCCTCCAAGACATCCGCGGTCTCGCCGCTCTGGGAGATCGCGATCGCAAGTGTGCCTCCTTCGACGACGGGATGCGAGTAACGGAATTCGGAGGCCAGCTCCAGTTCGACCGGCAGCCGCGCGAGCTCGCGGATCAGATACATGCCGTACATCGCCGCGTAGTAGGCTGAGCCGCATGCAAACATCGTCACTTTTTCGACCTTGCGCAACTGCTCGTCCGCCAATTTCGCATC
This Candidatus Eremiobacteraceae bacterium DNA region includes the following protein-coding sequences:
- a CDS encoding DNA-3-methyladenine glycosylase → MIRRLRRTDLPIDTIELARFLIGKMLVHDLRGQRTSGRIVETEAYPVGDAAGHAFRGKTGRNAPLYLARGHAYVYFVYGIYYCLNVSSERLGIGAGVLVRALEPFEGIDRMKERRRSSSVRDLARGPGRLALAMAIDLRYNGVDLCKDPSLWLGVSDPEYRAVVSATTRIGLSRGRGRPWRFYERGSMFVSGPR
- a CDS encoding VOC family protein → MNKVQVERKSYEMPPHEGFTVTHFLTVADIDRSARFYEAVFGGRILTRGDSSGASGHIQIANTWLIVNIGGGPTPDKPSVTLSVPANPDSVSSFMNIRVADIQACYELWRNRGAEFITEPKDKYGETRCYIRDPDGYIIEVGQSRPGIT
- a CDS encoding DUF6130 family protein, with translation MLSVRDVRGPAAIQPVNDEPPAKIHVDPPLAESLKGGRVVIQYYAEKLWNAPVFGPAAVEISPRVGHLHVTVDDAPWRWLDTSNEPIIINGLPLGPHKVLIQLVNAIHLPLDRAVVEFTIPPH
- a CDS encoding alpha/beta hydrolase, whose amino-acid sequence is MPVRISALTWFALVAVAFAAADPPARAAGGVKNIVIVHGAWADGSSFAKVIPLLQAQGYTVTAVQNPLTSLDDDVAATKRVLDLQNGPVLLVGHSWGGMVITQAGTNPKVVGLMYVDAFSPDVGQSANDLGQGYPAPPGLKSISASNGFLWLSQAGVEQFFVPEVPKSEADVVWSTQGPLAASSLGAKVTAAAWKTKPSWCIVGRRDQMIDPGLERAMAKRINATVLELDAGHVPMLSQPQKVADFIASAAKGL
- the glmS gene encoding glutamine--fructose-6-phosphate transaminase (isomerizing) — protein: MCGIVGYIGPRNVVGVLMEGLHRLEYRGYDSAGIAMIDGGVVVGEKRVGKLANLEEALKQHPLKGSVGIGHTRWATHGRPSDSNAHPHLDCSGRIAVIHNGIIENYAPLRTALLSRGHTFASDTDTEVVAHLIEERYQGDLAAAVRSVLGEVHGAYALGVLSSDAPDEIVFARNGASPLVVGLGQGETFVASDTPAIMEYTRKQLVIHEGEVVVVTREGAEISTFAGEPVEREVTRIAWDVRAAEKGGFKHFMLKEIYEQPKAVRDTLAGRIRDDGSIDLSDAKLADEQLRKVEKVTMFACGSAYYAAMYGMYLIRELARLPVELELASEFRYSHPVVEGGTLAIAISQSGETADVLEAVKVAKAGGATLLGVCNRVGSALSRHADATLYTHAGPEIGVAASKTFTAQCAAIALFALHLAQIRGSMDPAELREIITALRDVPALVDQALNSDEEILPVARRYAKSKTVLFLGRHVNYPIALEGALKLKEISYIHAEGYAAGEMKHGPIALLDEAVPVVGIATRSPIEEKVLSNLSEAKARESRIIAVANPGDDAVLEIADVILRVPQTHHLIAPIVNVVPLQLFAYHVADRKGCDVDQPRNLAKTVTVE